CATCGCGCGGACCGTCGCCAAGCGGTCGCGTTCGGTGGTCGGCAGGACGCTTCCGCTGCTGGGAGGCTGACGTCCGCACTCAGCTGGTCATCCCGCGCGACCGCCGGTAGCGACGCGTGGCCAGCCGCCAGGCCGCCCCGCACATCCCCCCCAGGCCGAGGCCGGCCACGACGTCGGTCGGGTAGTGCACCCCGACGTACACCCGTGACGTCGCGACGAACCCGGCGATGACCCCACCGGCGGTTCGGGTGGCGCGGGGCAGCTGCGGCGCCAAGGCGGTCAGCACGGCTGCGGCCACGGCCGGGTGCCCGCTCGGCCACGACGACCCGGCGGGCTCGGCGACCAGCCGCTCGGCGGCCTCGACCTGGTACGGGCGGAGCCGCCGCACGCGGGTCTTCAGCGAC
Above is a genomic segment from Actinomycetota bacterium containing:
- a CDS encoding phosphatase PAP2 family protein, producing the protein SLKTRVRRLRPYQVEAAERLVAEPAGSSWPSGHPAVAAAVLTALAPQLPRATRTAGGVIAGFVATSRVYVGVHYPTDVVAGLGLGGMCGAAWRLATRRYRRSRGMTS